Proteins co-encoded in one Panulirus ornatus isolate Po-2019 chromosome 56, ASM3632096v1, whole genome shotgun sequence genomic window:
- the LOC139766025 gene encoding uncharacterized protein, whose amino-acid sequence MGDNSYSCRGFETPTLGSDLWPVGFDVDLALDGPGVRKGPGGNLGSGGLGGGGLSSLQSTGSTSVGGGYNDIHHLSGLSSILQKFDDLHPGDICQVTELTNSLPKGDSETAQSLLAKLACQDLGPDLSSGTDPSHKELETSLFDHAPSGISHGSGNSTQGVVLPHKTLLESADVYGRMTCYSGKLVLQLRHINLNTNYTLNVSECWLCGEKVNIGSQICTHKHTLNGLFQVSDEYVQMDIDNYIIPEQALDPPDGHDMTDSVLQHSDSSGLHHDLVSSRELELPENLTGGGDSLNLGGGGPSLHYTTGPDTGLVPPPSTASNLMSPAIPTNQNSCLNSSFGQMPLPGMPMTSIHSGLASNIPSMAVTGNLAQASQPICSVSTPMFGLTHPDPSSTNAVLVSAPNERKIVQNSQLAIANSYSVGSGQNNFSVHNQMSGGSVHSQPLHRDLSSRNKQPQQYHLSFLSSGEYSCHASATIDSIPEKHAEAPCLTPLHSVTASFDSRVQRTDVTPRKTEIGAKKRKSRAQRKPSVIQMRDYKTDMSENSDVKNFNAESLETLPVKNYTTEQTQNILVKNECAEFLESLPVKNYNTEPTQNMPVKNECVESRETARPDASIEDWIKHNLPEGDLIVADNKMKYVGESQYKSSSLGVRFDGLKTSHELSEKSPRQYSDLQKSREPDQTSRLAAHMLTKGLDLSCRLCLKDFGKDIRNYKNHMKEHGLDDMAFFACSFCSKTFAKGKHYTQHLKTHVRTRRFSCRMCNASYSREAKLRRHVLSHSQEHQEKEHKCSKCSKSFSAKEYLQAHLKLHGGKKYKCETCGFLCSSPFNLDTHRKKHLGDKPFKCELCEKTFIRRDFLDSHMEQVHKNKKSKCEVCGKLFSRKDVLKRHLAVHNNETYDCEVCAKKFSRKDILASHKKLHKLNCEYKCSLCPASFTRKNVLGKHEKVHKTKEQCKVCYKFLLSKQRLETHMKVHEKNDSGNGSKDGNEGMLKCELCDKSMTNKDILRKHMRKIHGKFPENKKKVEVVEREKSFICHWCSKGFTRSCNLSTHILKAHRKDLEDDDFDDDLPSVLQSPKSESSSTSKSTSTNPSSSAISTFTTAPYHSLSTATSSLSIITTVGLSGANQSVGNSLGSLPFHVDVPASSPSPSPSHPPPPLPLSSSHFPSSGPPDSPINLSADAITAAAYLLAHPSYPGSY is encoded by the coding sequence ATGGGAGACAACAGCTATTCCTGTCGGGGCTTTGAAACTCCTACTCTTGGAAGTGACCTTTGGCCGGTTGGGTTTGATGTTGACCTTGCACTAGATGGACCAGGGGTTCGGAAGGGTCCTGGTGGGAATCTGGGTTCTGGTGGACTTGGTGGTGGAGGACTAAGTTCCCTCCAGTCAACAGGAAGTACCTCTGTAGGTGGAGGTTACAATGATATTCACCATCTCTCTGGCTTGTCCTCCATCTTACAAAAGTTTGATGATCTACATCCTGGGGATATATGTCAAGTGACGGAGCTCACTAACTCCTTACCTAAAGGAGATAGTGAAACAGCTCAGAGTCTATTGGCAAAGTTGGCATGTCAAGATTTAGGGCCTGACTTGTCCTCAGGAACAGATCCAAGCCACAAAGAACTGGAAACCTCCTTATTTGATCATGCTCCAAGTGGCATTTCTCATGGGTCTGGGAATAGTACTCAGGGTGTTGTGTTACCACACAAGACTCTCCTGGAATCAGCTGATGTATACGGCAGAATGACTTGCTATAGTGGGAAACTCGTGCTTCAGCTGAGACATATTAACTTAAACACCAACTATACTTTAAATGTGAGTGAATGCTGGCTTTGTGGGGAGAAGGTCAATATAGGATCACAAATTTGCACCCACAAACATACTTTGAATGGTCTGTTTCAAGTTAGTGATGAGTATGTGCAGATGGACATAGACAATTATATAATTCCTGAGCAAGCACTTGATCCACCTGATGGCCATGATATGACAGATAGTGTGCTTCAGCATTCTGACTCTTCTGGTTTGCATCATGATCTTGTTTCTTCAAGAGAGTTAGAGCTGCCTGAGAATTTGACAGGAGGTGGAGATAGTTTAAACCTAGGTGGAGGTGGTCCATCTTTACATTATACAACTGGCCCAGACACGGGATTGGTACCCCCTCCAAGTACTGCTTCCAATCTCATGAGCCCTGCTATCCCTACAAATCAGAATTCTTGCCTGAATTCATCATTTGGACAGATGCCACTTCCAGGAATGCCCATGACTAGCATTCACAGTGGCTTAGCTTCAAATATACCTTCTATGGCAGTCACGGGAAATTTAGCACAAGCATCACAACCAATTTGCTCAGTAAGCACTCCCATGTTTGGTTTGACTCACCCAGACCCTTCATCCACAAATGCAGTTTTAGTATCAGCTCCTAATGAAAGGAAAATAGTGCAAAACAGTCAACTTGCCATAGCAAACAGCTACTCTGTGGGAAGTGGACAGAATAACTTTAGTGTACATAATCAGATGAGTGGTGGTTCAGTACACAGTCAGCCTCTTCACCGTGATCTTTCAAGTCGTAACAAACAACCACAACAGTATCACTTATCTTTTCTGAGTAGTGGAGAGTACTCATGCCATGCATCAGCCACAATTGACAGTATACCAGAAAAGCATGCTGAGGCTCCTTGCCTAACGCCTTTACATTCTGTTACTGCGAGCTTTGATTCAAGGGTACAGAGGACAGATGTAACACCCAGAAAAACTGAAATTggtgcaaagaaaagaaaaagcagaGCTCAGAGAAAGCCAAGTGTCATTCAGATGCGAGATTATAAAACTGACATGTCTGAGAACAGTGATGTTAAGAACTTCAATGCTGAATCCCTTGAAACTTTGCCTGTCAAAAATTATACCACAGAGCAAACACAAAATATTCTTGTAAAAAATGAGTGTGCTGAATTCCTTGAAAGTTTGCCTGTTAAGAATTATAACACAGAGCCAACACAAAATATGCCTGTAAAAAATGAGTGTGTTGAAAGCAGAGAAACAGCAAGACCTGATGCAAGCATAGAAGACTGGATCAAGCACAACTTGCCAGAAGGGGATTTGATAGTAGCAGACAATAAGATGAAGTATGTTGGCGAAAGTCAGTACAAGTCTTCATCTTTGGGTGTAAGGTTTGATGGTTTAAAAACATCACATGAACTTTCAGAAAAATCCCCAAGGCAGTACTCTGATCTTCAAAAATCACGAGAGCCAGATCAAACATCTCGCCTAGCAGCGCACATGCTAACCAAGGGGCTTGATCTGTCTTGCCGTTTATGtctcaaagattttggaaaggaTATAAGAAATTACAAAAACCATATGAAGGAACATGGATTAGATGATATGGCATTCTTTGCTTGCTCATTTTGTTCAAAGACATTTGCAAAAGGCAAACACTACACGCAGCACCTCAAGACACACGTGAGGACACGACGCTTCTCTTGCCGAATGTGTAATGCAAGTTACAGCCGTGAGGCCAAGCTTCGTAGGCATGTGTTGAGTCACAGTCAGGAGCATCAGGAGAAGGAACACAAATGCTCCAAGTGTTCGAAGTCATTTAGTGCAAAGGAGTACCTTCAGGCTCATTTGAAGCTACATGGTGGGAAAAAGTATAAATGTGAAACGTGTGGGTTCCTCTGTTCCTCACCATTCAATTTGGATACTCACAGGAAGAAACATTTAGGTGATAAACCTTTtaagtgtgaattatgtgaaAAAACCTTTATTAGACGAGACTTCTTAGACAGTCACATGGAGCAGGTGCATAAGAACAAAAAGAGcaagtgtgaagtgtgtgggaaATTATTTTCAAGAAAAGATGTCCTGAAAAGACATCTGGCAGTCCATAATAATGAAACATATGATTGTGAAGTATGTGCAAAAAAATTTTCACGGAAAGACATTCTTGCCTCTCATAAAAAGCTTCACAAGTTAAACTGTGAATACAAATGCTCCCTTTGCCCTGCATCATTCACCAGAAAAAATGTTCTAGGGAAACATGAGAAAGTACATAAAACCAAGGAACAGTGTAAAGTTTGTTACAAGTTTCTCCTCTCCAAACAGAGGTTAGAGACTCATATGAAAGTGCATGAGAAAAATGATTCAGGTAATGGCTCAAAAGATGGTAATGAAGGTATGCTTAAGTGTGAATTATGTGATAAGTCTATGACAAACAAAGATATTTTGCGAAAACACATGAGGAAAATCCATGGAAAGTTTCCTGAGAACAAAAAGAAAGTTgaagtagtggagagagagaaaagtttcatttgtcATTGGTGCTCCAAGGGATTTACACGGAGCTGTAATCTTAGCACCCATATTTTAAAAGCTCACCGCAAGGACTTAGAGGAcgatgattttgatgatgatctTCCCTCGGTGCTTCAGTCTCCTAAGTCAGAGAGTAGTAGCACGTCAAAGAGCACTAGTACCAACCCTTCATCTTCTGCTATATCAACTTTTACTACAGCTCCTTACCATAGTTTGTCAACAGCAACATCTTCACTTAGTATAATAACAACAGTAGGACTTTCAGGGGCAAACCAAAGTGTTGGAAACTCCTTGGGCAGTCTCCCATTCCACGTTGATGTGCCGgcttcttcaccatcaccatcaccatctcatcctcctccaccactgccattgtcttcctctcacttcccttcATCTGGACCACCTGATTCTCCCATCAATTTGTCTGCAGATGCAATCACTGCAGCAGCTTATCTTCTGGCTCACCCCTCATACCCAGGTTCTTACTAG